In Candidatus Manganitrophus noduliformans, the genomic stretch TGCCGCTCAAACGGCCGGTCTCCGAAGAATCGTCTGAAAAAGGGATCGTTGAAGGGGTCGTCATCTTCCCGGCCTTTGACGACCCGCGTCGTGGAAATATTGACCACCGCCGGCGTGACCCGCTTTGCAATGTCGATGAAGAGATCGTCGGGCGGAACGGCGACCTGCAGCGGCGCACCCTCCCGATGGACCTCGACCGCTTGGCCGAGGGAGAAGAGACCGAGATGAGAGGTGAGAAGACTCCCGAGGATCAAACCGAAGAGAAGGAGCGAAGTTGAAACGAAAAATTTCCTGCCTTTCATAATAAAAGAAACCTCCCGATAAAAATGAATGATCGAAACGTCACTATCGTAACGATGACTTTAAATCATTCAGGTTAAGAGAGGATTAATTGAAGATTAAAAAACTCTAATCGTTGCGGAGCGGAAAGCGGAGGGTAAAAAGGGTCCCCAGACCGGGGGTGCTGTCGACTTGGATCGTTCCGCTGTGTGCGTGAACGATCCACCGGCAGATCGAGAGCCCGAGCCCGCTCCCTTTCGGATGGATCTCGCGGGCGGAATCGGAGCGATAGAAGCGGTCGAAGATCTTGGAGAGGTCTTCTTTCGGAATGCCGATCCCGGTGTCGGAGACGGTGACCCGCGCGTGGCCTCCCTCCCGGGAGAGGGTGACGACGATTCTCCCTTCCGGCGGGGTATAACGAATGGCGTTTTCGACGAGGTTGAGGAGAAGCTCCCGCAGCCGGTCGGGATCGCCTGTGATCGTCGCCTCTTCCCGGCAGTCGAAGCGGAGCGAAAGCGCTTTCTCCTTGGCGAGAAGCTCCATCTGCGCGAGGGTTTCCTTAAAGAGCGGGGCGAGCGCCACCGGTTTCCTCTCCAGCCGGGCTTCGCCGAGATCGGCCTTCGAGAGGAGGAAGAGCTCCTCGACGATTCGCGAGATCCGGTCGATCTCTTCCAGCGAGCTGGCGAGGGTCTCCTGATATTCTTCCATCGACCGGGCCTGGCGGAGCGCCAGCTCGGTCTCCCCCTTGAGGATCGTCAAGGGGGTTCGAAGCTCATGGGAGGCATCGGCGGAGAACTGGCGGAGGCGCTGAATCGACTCTTCCAGTTGCGCGATCATGGCGTTGAACGTCTCGGCCAGCCGGGAGAGCTCGTCCTGGCCCGCATGGACCGGGATCCGGCGGGAGAGGTCGCCCGCCGTGATCCGACGCGCCACCTGCGCCATCGCATCGACCGGCTGGAGCGCCCGAAGGGTGAGGAGCCATCCGCCGGCCACCGCCAGGAGGAGCGTGGCGGGGAAGAGAAAGAGGAGGATCAGTCGAAGCCGCTTCAGCACCTTTTCCAAGTTTCGAAGCGAGCCGCCGACCTGGAGAATGTTGACCAACCGCCCGTTTTGAATCACCGGATAGGTGACCCATCGAATCTTCCCCCGATCGGGATCGAAGAAGGTCTCATAAGTAAATTTCCCCTGGAGGGCGTTGTTGAGGGCCACTTCCGTCAAGGGATAAGTCCGTTTGGAGAGGTTGCGCGACCGGGCGCCGAAGCGGCCGCGGGGATCGAAGAGCTGAAAGAAATTGCTGGTGGGATCGGGGTTGTCGAGCTGTTGCAGGAGGGCCTCGATGTCGAGCTCCGGAAGGGGGGGGCTGCGGTCGAGGGAGGCGCGCGCCAGGGCTTCCGCGGTGGAGCGAAGCGAGACGTCGAAATCGGAATGAAGATTTCTCGACAGATAAACGAAGAGGAGCAGTCCGACGAAAAGGAAGACCACCCCCAGGGTGGTGCCGTACCAGAGGGCGAGCCGTCCCCGGATCGAGGCGGGCCAGCCCCATCGA encodes the following:
- a CDS encoding sensor histidine kinase codes for the protein MSSKPELNRWGWPASIRGRLALWYGTTLGVVFLFVGLLLFVYLSRNLHSDFDVSLRSTAEALARASLDRSPPLPELDIEALLQQLDNPDPTSNFFQLFDPRGRFGARSRNLSKRTYPLTEVALNNALQGKFTYETFFDPDRGKIRWVTYPVIQNGRLVNILQVGGSLRNLEKVLKRLRLILLFLFPATLLLAVAGGWLLTLRALQPVDAMAQVARRITAGDLSRRIPVHAGQDELSRLAETFNAMIAQLEESIQRLRQFSADASHELRTPLTILKGETELALRQARSMEEYQETLASSLEEIDRISRIVEELFLLSKADLGEARLERKPVALAPLFKETLAQMELLAKEKALSLRFDCREEATITGDPDRLRELLLNLVENAIRYTPPEGRIVVTLSREGGHARVTVSDTGIGIPKEDLSKIFDRFYRSDSAREIHPKGSGLGLSICRWIVHAHSGTIQVDSTPGLGTLFTLRFPLRND